One segment of Solanum lycopersicum chromosome 1, SLM_r2.1 DNA contains the following:
- the LOC101252222 gene encoding uncharacterized protein yields MDSVLPIAILSAIIGIVIAFLVFGNYFQKRKAEVESVAKPEIIQTNQKTSKPQQSHKNTSKKSQPKSHSHTTDHKDANKRHHPLDLNTLKGHGDIVTGVCFLPNAQSLATACADGVVRIFKLDDALSKSFKFLRINLPAGGHPIAVAVADETSSVAVACHALFGSSLYMYGEDKPKADADSKQAKLPLPQIKWEQHKVHDKRAILTLVGTKATYGSADGSTIIVSCSEGTDIVLFHGKSGKIVGNVDTNQLKNNMATISPNGRFIAAAAFTADVKVWEIVYSKDGAVKEVSRIMELKGHKSAVTWLCFSPNSEQIITASKDGTIRVWNINVRYHLSEDPKTLKVFPIPLKDASGTTLHYDRLCVSPDGKILATTHGSMMQWLCMETGKVLETAEKAHDGDITDMAWSPSPIPMGDKKVLVLATASVDKKVKLWAAPSLNAS; encoded by the exons ATGGATTCGGTGCTTCCGATTGCGATTCTGTCGGCGATCATCGGAATTGTGATTGCTTTTCTAGTATTCGGGAATTATTTCCAAAAGAGGAAAGCGGAAGTTGAATCTGTAGCCAAGCCGGAGATAATTCAAACCAATCAGAAGACTTCAAAGCCTCAGCAATCTCACAAAAATACTTCGAAGAAATCGCAACCTAAATCACATTCTCACACCACCGATCATAAG GATGCAAACAAAAGGCATCACCCACTGGACTTGAATACTCTAAAGGGTCATGGGGATATTGTCACAGGAGTTTGCTTCTTACCCAATGCACAGTCTTTGGCAACTG CTTGTGCTGACGGTGTTGTTAGGATCTTCAAGTTGGATGATGCTTTGAGCAAAAGCTTTAA GTTTCTGAGAATTAATTTGCCTGCTGGGGGTCATCCAATTGCAGTTGCAGTTGCTGATGAAACTTCCTCGGTTGCAGTGGCATGCCATGCtctttttggttcttctctCTACATGTATGGTGAAGACAAACCTAAAGCAGATGCTGATTCCAAACAGGCCAAGCTTCCTCTTCCACAAATCAAATGGGAACAGCATAAAGTTCACGACAAAAGAGCAATCCTAACTCTAGTTGGTACCAAGGCAACTTATGGTAGTGCTGATGGGAGTACTATCATTGTTTCATGTTCTGAAG GTACTGATATTGTGCTTTTTCATGGAAAAAGTGGCAAGATTGTTGGAAATGTCGATACTAATCAGCTCAAAAATAACATGGCTACTATATCTCCCAATGGACGTTTTATAGCTGCCGCAGCTTTTACTGCTGATGTCAAG GTTTGGGAGATTGTGTACTCGAAGGATGGTGCTGTAAAGGAGGTTTCAAGGATTATGGAGCTCAAGGGGCACAAG AGTGCAGTGACGTGGCTATGCTTTAGCCCGAATTCTGAACAAATAATCACTGCATCGAAGGATGGTACCATCAGAGTGTGGAATATTAATG TACGTTATCACCTTTCTGAGGACCCCAAGACATTAAAGGTGTTCCCTATTCCCCTTAAGGATGCAAGTGGCACAACTTTACACTATGATCGTTTATGTGTATCACCTGATGGAAAGATATTGGCCACCACTCATGGTTCAATGATGCAATGGCTATGTATGGAGACTGGGAAGGTTCTGGAAACAGCTGAAAAAGCACATGATG GTGATATCACGGACATGGCATGGTCGCCTTCTCCAATTCCAATGG
- the LOC101255250 gene encoding probable protein S-acyltransferase 14, with product MYRSGTVMAWNVFRFCTALRGLGSIMILLVLGVVGVTYYAVVLTSYGPSLVSGSGILDALIALAVLVLFHCLLVMLLWSYFSVVFTDPGSVPPNWKPDLDEERSDTDPLTTSEFGASPADSTNPRVRFCKKCNQLKPPRCHHCSVCGRCVLKMDHHCVWVVNCVGALNYKYFLLFLFYTFLETTLVTLALLPQFIAFFSDGEIPGTPGTLATTFLAFVFNLAFALSVLGFLIMHISLVAGNTTTIEAYEKKTTPKWRYDLGRKRNFEQVFGLDKQHWFIPSYSEEDLRRMPALHGLEYPSKPELESQEF from the exons ATGTATAGATCTGGAACAGTGATGGCTTGGAACGTATTCAGATTCTGTACGGCCCTAAGAGGACTGGGATCAATTATGATCTTGTTGGTCCTAGGCGTTGTCGGTGTTACATATTACGCTGTCGTCTTGACCAGCTATGGTCCCTCCCTCGTCAGTGGCTCTGGAATCTTGGATGCCCTCATCGCGCTTGCCGTACTTGTCTTGTTCCATTGTTTG TTGGTGATGCTTTTGTGGAGTTACTTTTCTGTCGTTTTTACGGATCCTGGTAGTGTACCTCCAAATTGGAAGCCAGACTTGGATGAAGAAAGAAGTGACACTGATCCATTAACCACATCTGAATTTGGGGCTTCACCAGCTGATTCAACAAACCCAAGAGTGCGGTTTTGTAAAAAATGCAACCAGCTGAAACCACCTCGGTGCCATCATTGTTCTGTTT GTGGAAGATGTGTTCTAAAGATGGACCATCATTGCGTGTGGGTTGTCAATTGTGTTGGAGCGCTAAACTACAAGTATTTCCTTCTTTTTCTG TTCTACACGTTCCTTGAGACTACTCTTGTGACTCTAGCATTACTGCCACAGTTTATTGCATTCTTCAGTGATGGGGAGATACCTGGGACTCCGGGCACTCTTGCTACCACGTTCCTTGCATTTG TCTTCAATCTTGCTTTTGCTCTGAGTGTATTGGGATTTCTGATCATGCACATATCATTGGTGGCTGGTAATACCACAACCATTGAG GCGTATGAGAAGAAGACAACTCCAAAATGGCGTTATGATCTTGGTCGAAAGAGGAATTTTGAACAG GTTTTTGGCCTGGACAAGCAGCACTGGTTTATCCCCTCTTACTCGGAAGAAGATCTAAGAAGGATGCCTGCTCTTCATGGTCTTGAATACCCATCCAAGCCCGAACTCGAATCCCAAGAATTTTAG
- the LOC101251922 gene encoding protein transport Sec1a, with amino-acid sequence MSFSDSETSSHGGEYKNFKQISRDRLLHEMLRTSDSGDSRSSWKVLIMDKVTVKVMSSTCKMADITDQGVSLVEDLFRRRQPLPTMDAIYYIQPSKENVVMFLSDMSGREPLYRKAYVYFSHPIPKDLVARIKNDTSVIPRIGALGEMNFEYFPVDSQGFVTDHERALGELFGESAQNSRRAEASLNVMASRISTVFASLKEFPFVRYRASKGQDGSTATNFRELVAGKLAAAIWNNITTYKSSIPNYPQKETCELLILDRSVDQIAPVIHEWTYDAMCHDLLDMDGNKYIHEVPSKTGGSPEKKEVLLEDQDPVWLELRHTHIADASERLHDRFTNFVSKNKAAQMEQRDGSELSTRDLQKMVQALPQYNEQKERLSTHVEIAGELNKIIRDTGLRELGQLEQDLVFGDAGTKEVIHYLRSKQDTSGENKLRLMMIYASVYPEKFEGDKAAKLMQLAKLSPEDMKAVKNMRMLEGSEKRKPSGSFSLKFDSQKKGNAARKDRTGEEETWQLFRFYPVIEELIDKMCKGDLSKDDYQCMNSSQTAPREFNGSSARNVPPKATTESTNPRSVRSRRTPNWARSRTSDDGYSSDSNLRNFSTDFKNMGQRIFVFIIGGATRSELRVCHKLTAKLRREVVLGTTSLDDPPQYITKLKLLSEKEIAVDPGLGI; translated from the exons ATGTCTTTTTCAGATTCAGAAACTTCCTCTCATGGAGGAGAGTATAAGAATTTCAAGCAAATCAGCCGTGATC GACTATTACATGAAATGCTTCGAACTTCAGATTCAGGAGATTCAAGATCTTCATGGAAG GTTCTTATCATGGATAAAGTAACGGTAAAAGTGATGTCTTCCACATGCAAAATGGCTGATATCACTGATCAAGGAGTTTCAT TGGTGGAAGACCTTTTCAGAAGAAGACAACCTTTGCCAACAATGGATGCTATATACTACATCCAACCGTCAAAGGAGAA TGTTGTCATGTTCTTGTCCGATATGTCAGGAAGAGAACCTTTATACAGAAA AGCATATGTATACTTCAGTCACCCAATACCTAAGGACCTGGTTGCGCGGATCAAGAATGACACAAGTGTCATACCCCGTATAGGTGCACTAGGAGAG ATGAATTTTGAGTACTTTCCAGTAGACAGCCAG GGATTTGTTACTGACCATGAAAGAGCACTTGGAGAGTTGTTTGGTGAAAGTGCTCAAAATTCCCGGCGTGCTGAAGCGTCCTTGAATGTAATGGCCTCAAGAATTTCCACTGTCTTTGCTTCACTGAAG GAATTTCCTTTTGTGCGTTATAGAGCTTCCAAGGGACAAGATGGATCAACAGCAACAAATTTCCGTGAATTAGTTGCTGGAAAGCTTGCAGCAGCCatatggaacaatatcactacgTATAAGTCTAGTATACCTAACTATCCACAGAAGGAGACATGTGAATTATTGATTCTAGACAGATCTGTTGACCAG ATTGCTCCTGTGATTCATGAATGGACATATGATGCCATGTGCCATGACCTGCTTGATATGGatggaaataaatatatacatgag GTTCCTAGCAAAACAGGTGGTTCACCTGAGAAGAAGGAAGTTCTTTTAGAAGATCAGGATCCTGTCTGGTTGGAGCTACGGCATACTCATATAGCTGAT GCTAGTGAACGACTCCACGATAGGTTTACAAACTTTGTTTCTAAGAACAAGGCAGCACAAATGGAGCAGAG aGATGGAAGTGAATTATCTACACGAGACTTGCAGAAGATGGTTCAAGCATTGCCACAGtataatgaacaaaaggaaAGGCTATCTACCCATGTCGAG ATTGCTGGAGAGCTTAATAAAATTATCCGAGACACGGGTCTTCGGGAACTTGGACAGCTAGAACAGGATCTTGTCTTTGGTGATGCAGGAACAAAAGAAGTTATCCATTATCTGAGGTCGAAGCAG GATACTTCAGGTGAAAATAAGTTACGCCTGATGATGATTTATGCATCTGTGTATCCAGAAAAATTTGAGGGCGACAAAGCAGCGAAACTGATGCAG TTAGCAAAACTGTCACCTGAGGATATGAAGGCTGTGAAAAATATGAGAATGCTAGAGGGTTCAGAAAAACGGAAGCCAAGTGGAAGCTTCTCCCTGAAGTTTGATTCGCAAAAG AAAGGGAATGCAGCTAGAAAAGATCGAACTGGAGAGGAAGAAACATGGCAGCTATTCCGGTTTTATCCCGTGATAGAG GAGTTGATTGACAAAATGTGTAAAGGTGACTTGTCAAAAGATGATTATCAGTGCATGAACAGTTCTCAAACTGCTCCTCGTGAGTTCAATGGATCTTCTGCAAGGAATGTCCCACCAAAGGCCACTACTGAATCTACTAATCCACGTTCAGTGAGATCAAGGAGGACTCCGAATTGGGCACGTTCTCGTACTTCTGATGATGGATATTCAAG TGACTCTAATCTCAGAAACTTTTCAACTGATTTTAAGAACATGGGACAACGgatttttgttttcattatcGGTGGTGCAACTCGATCTGAG CTTAGGGTTTGTCATAAGCTTACAGCAAAGCTAAGGAGGGAAGTGGTCCTTGGCACAACTAGTCTAGATGATCCACCTCAATACATCACG AAACTGAAACTGCTATCAGAGAAAGAGATTGCAGTAGATCCTGGCCTCGGAATTTAA